A window of Nocardia arthritidis genomic DNA:
TGGCCGATATTTCCCTCTTTCTGTGGTGCCGCCTTCGTCGATTGCTTGCTCTGCCGCAATCAACTCGTTGAGCCAGCGCACTTCGCGCTCGCTTGATTCCAGACCGAGCTGATGGAGCTGGCGGGTGTAGCGATCCAGCGAGCCGCTGGCTCGTTTGATGGCCTCCCGCAACCCTTCTCGGCGCTCCTCGACCTGCCGTCGCCTGCCCTCGAGAATCCGCATCCGCGCCTCGGCGGGGGTGCGGCTGAAGAAGGCCAGGTGAACGCCGAAGCCGTCATCGGTGTAGTTCTGCGGGCCGGTGTCGGCGAGCAGCTCCTTGAATCGCTCCTGTCCGGCCGGTGTCAGTTGGTAGACCCGCCTGGCCCGGCGGGTGATACCGGGGGTGTTCTCCTCGTCGATCAACCCGTCGGCCTGCATGCGGCGCAGCGTCGGGTAGAGCGAGCCGTAGGAGAAGGCCCGAAACGGTCCGAGCAGGCCGGTGAGCCGCTTGCGCAGCTCATAACCGTGCATGGGCGCTTCGAGGAGCAGCCCGAGGATTGCCAGCTCGAGCACCGGGCGTCACCCCCTGACTATTGAACGGACCTAACGGTGGATGCGATTACCCACTATATCGGAGCGATACATCCAAGAACAGCCCGACAAAGACCCGGCGCGGTAGGCAGCAGGCCCCGCTACTCTGGT
This region includes:
- a CDS encoding PadR family transcriptional regulator; the encoded protein is MLELAILGLLLEAPMHGYELRKRLTGLLGPFRAFSYGSLYPTLRRMQADGLIDEENTPGITRRARRVYQLTPAGQERFKELLADTGPQNYTDDGFGVHLAFFSRTPAEARMRILEGRRRQVEERREGLREAIKRASGSLDRYTRQLHQLGLESSEREVRWLNELIAAEQAIDEGGTTERGKYRP